Proteins from a single region of Salipiger sp. H15:
- a CDS encoding low molecular weight phosphatase family protein yields the protein MPKLPQSVLFCCDHNAVRSPMAEGIMKKLYGQGTYVQSVGVVNDLEIDGFAIAVCQEIGVELSRHRSRSFEELEEMGETLSGFDLIVAMSPASQRAALELTRFFHLTVEYWPIMDPTGLGETRETKMNAYRQTRDQIYEKLKTRWGDT from the coding sequence GTGCCGAAGCTGCCGCAATCGGTGCTCTTCTGCTGCGACCACAACGCCGTGCGCTCGCCCATGGCCGAGGGCATCATGAAAAAGCTCTACGGGCAGGGCACCTACGTGCAGTCCGTGGGCGTGGTGAACGATCTCGAGATCGACGGCTTCGCCATCGCCGTCTGCCAGGAGATCGGCGTCGAGCTCTCGCGCCACCGCTCGCGCAGCTTCGAGGAGCTCGAGGAGATGGGCGAGACGCTGTCGGGGTTCGACCTGATCGTCGCCATGTCACCCGCCTCGCAGCGCGCCGCGCTGGAACTCACCCGCTTCTTCCACCTCACGGTGGAATACTGGCCGATCATGGATCCGACGGGGCTCGGCGAGACCCGCGAGACCAAGATGAACGCCTACCGCCAGACCCGCGACCAGATCTACGAGAAGCTCAAGACCCGATGGGGAGACACATGA
- a CDS encoding OsmC family protein, which translates to MTARTDSDRNRHAREAQQRVISVFGKRPEAARSTNHGTARVGDGLACVYEQDGRRIAIDMPAAVGGSDTGPSPGFFGRAAICGCVAIGIKMTAARESLQIDAVEVEIEQHWDDRGLFAMAGVAAGPLDTCLAIRVTSPEAPGLVEEMVARALACDPWFLAFRDAQRMRTELACSAGAA; encoded by the coding sequence ATGACGGCACGGACGGACAGCGACAGGAACCGCCACGCGCGCGAGGCGCAGCAGCGGGTGATCTCGGTCTTCGGCAAGCGGCCCGAGGCGGCGCGCAGCACCAACCACGGCACCGCCCGCGTCGGTGACGGGCTGGCCTGCGTCTACGAGCAGGACGGGCGGCGGATCGCCATCGACATGCCCGCGGCGGTGGGCGGCAGCGACACCGGCCCCTCGCCCGGCTTCTTCGGCCGCGCCGCGATCTGCGGCTGCGTCGCCATCGGCATCAAGATGACCGCCGCGCGCGAGTCCCTTCAGATCGACGCGGTCGAGGTGGAGATCGAGCAGCACTGGGACGACCGCGGCCTCTTCGCCATGGCGGGCGTGGCTGCGGGGCCGCTCGACACCTGCCTCGCGATCCGCGTCACCTCGCCCGAAGCGCCCGGGCTTGTCGAGGAGATGGTCGCACGCGCGCTGGCCTGCGATCCGTGGTTCCTTGCCTTCCGCGACGCGCAGAGGATGCGCACCGAGCTTGCCTGCAGCGCGGGGGCCGCGTGA
- a CDS encoding FG-GAP-like repeat-containing protein produces MPVPSLYSPTFSFPVPDFTAPITTGRTEAETLTIAAGFEVWSNPHASARHYLQANAGSSSAGGIFAGPGGPYTPSGLYDLTIGYFDETDGVSRMALVVNGAVVAEFDWDATTGTEIVTPAARAEFTAYRVAIEPGDVIELRGSADGREPLRTDYIDIVASTPLVGETLKIEAEDLEILQGFSVVHNGAASGGYMLQHTSGDRAQAQYTVQHAGLYDLTIGYFDETDGVSTLSIAFDWGYTYGVPFDSDEGSAIADRSSRRTITFENVRLEVGDTIQFDGQGDGGEPLRLDYVELTSVAPPFPPDRPQPDIWYLENRADQVFDSAQVGFNDGTGSFSLIDTFVRSYHNQVIAADVDGDGDDDFLQMQDDYWQEFDDDVEEFNFDVTINENVGVGEFVPLWQQAQRITFEMPVLDHDQPYGSYHDGVIELHDAGDVDGDGDIDLLGASLVGGSLIVFGNDGTGRFDLMALSGFEFGSGPHPARLGDFNGDGQLDALAFAAYDINAMRILLNDGTGQFHTSASMSPSTAPAGDPQIVDLDTDGDLDVVFVVGGEGRGIYAWLNDGTGHDQGGPVPRISPMGGSQGAFEVADFDGDGNMELIGAGHSQDENGGGAGLRTWDVVSDAEGVRFELKSLDPAFAGNLTAAEDYDLDGDIDVLLATETAEGTELHLLRNDGTGRFTDAGALGDPFVAVEWYWGPRIHVGYFDDGERLL; encoded by the coding sequence ATGCCTGTCCCCTCTTTGTATTCACCCACATTCTCGTTCCCGGTTCCCGATTTCACCGCCCCGATCACCACCGGCCGCACCGAGGCAGAGACCCTGACCATCGCCGCGGGCTTCGAGGTCTGGAGCAACCCCCACGCCTCGGCCCGGCACTACCTGCAGGCAAACGCGGGCAGCTCGAGCGCCGGGGGCATCTTCGCCGGGCCCGGCGGGCCCTACACGCCGTCCGGCCTCTACGATCTCACCATCGGCTATTTCGACGAGACCGACGGCGTCTCGCGGATGGCGCTCGTGGTGAACGGCGCCGTGGTGGCGGAGTTCGACTGGGACGCGACGACCGGCACCGAGATCGTCACCCCGGCGGCCCGCGCCGAGTTCACCGCCTATCGCGTGGCGATCGAGCCCGGCGACGTGATCGAGCTGCGCGGCAGCGCCGACGGCCGGGAGCCGCTGCGCACCGACTACATCGACATCGTCGCCTCGACGCCGCTGGTCGGCGAGACGCTGAAGATCGAGGCCGAGGATCTGGAGATCCTGCAGGGCTTCTCGGTGGTGCACAACGGCGCGGCTTCCGGCGGCTACATGCTGCAGCACACCAGCGGCGACCGCGCGCAGGCGCAGTACACCGTCCAGCACGCCGGGCTCTACGACCTGACGATCGGTTATTTCGACGAGACAGACGGCGTCTCGACGCTCAGCATCGCCTTCGACTGGGGCTACACCTACGGCGTGCCCTTCGATTCCGACGAGGGCTCGGCGATCGCCGACAGGAGCAGCCGCAGGACGATCACCTTCGAGAACGTCCGGCTCGAGGTCGGCGACACCATCCAGTTCGACGGCCAGGGCGACGGCGGCGAGCCGCTGCGGCTCGACTACGTGGAGCTGACGAGCGTGGCGCCGCCGTTCCCGCCGGACCGGCCGCAGCCCGACATCTGGTATCTCGAGAACCGCGCCGACCAGGTCTTCGACAGCGCGCAGGTGGGCTTCAACGACGGCACCGGGAGCTTCTCGCTGATCGACACTTTCGTGCGCAGCTACCACAACCAGGTCATCGCCGCCGACGTCGACGGCGATGGCGACGACGACTTCCTGCAGATGCAGGACGACTACTGGCAGGAGTTCGACGACGACGTCGAGGAGTTCAACTTCGACGTGACGATCAACGAGAATGTCGGCGTCGGGGAATTCGTGCCGCTGTGGCAGCAGGCGCAGCGCATCACCTTCGAGATGCCGGTGCTCGACCACGACCAGCCCTACGGCAGCTACCACGACGGGGTGATCGAGCTGCACGATGCCGGCGACGTCGACGGTGACGGCGACATCGACCTGCTCGGCGCCAGCCTCGTCGGCGGCTCGCTGATCGTCTTCGGGAACGACGGCACCGGGCGGTTCGACCTGATGGCGCTCAGCGGCTTCGAGTTCGGCTCCGGTCCTCACCCGGCCCGGCTGGGCGATTTCAACGGCGACGGGCAGCTCGATGCGCTGGCCTTCGCCGCCTATGACATCAACGCGATGAGGATCCTGCTCAACGACGGCACCGGGCAGTTCCACACGAGCGCCTCGATGTCGCCGAGCACCGCTCCGGCCGGGGATCCGCAGATCGTCGATCTCGACACCGACGGCGATCTCGACGTGGTCTTCGTGGTCGGCGGCGAGGGGCGCGGGATCTACGCCTGGCTCAACGACGGCACGGGGCACGACCAGGGCGGCCCGGTGCCGCGCATCTCGCCGATGGGCGGCAGCCAGGGCGCGTTCGAGGTCGCCGATTTCGACGGCGACGGCAACATGGAGCTGATTGGCGCCGGGCACTCGCAGGACGAGAACGGCGGGGGGGCGGGGCTGCGAACCTGGGACGTGGTCTCCGACGCGGAGGGCGTGCGCTTCGAGCTCAAGAGCCTCGACCCCGCCTTTGCCGGCAACCTCACGGCGGCCGAGGACTACGATCTCGACGGCGACATCGACGTGCTCCTCGCCACCGAGACCGCCGAGGGCACCGAGCTGCACCTGCTCAGGAACGACGGCACCGGCAGGTTCACCGATGCCGGCGCGCTCGGCGATCCCTTCGTCGCGGTCGAGTGGTACTGGGGGCCGAGGATCCACGTCGGCTATTTCGACGACGGCGAGCGGCTGCTGTGA
- a CDS encoding helix-turn-helix domain-containing protein, translating into MAETSYPRFCPVAMAASLLEPRWTMLVLCEMWSGSTRFNEIQRGVPGMSPGLLSKRLKEMEANGLVTRRGSGPGAHAEYLTTPLADELEPLIRALGEWAHRNIACETSLQDLDARMLMWNIRRKIDLLELPKRKSVIQFRLDDPPNGTAKYWLVAKPGEETDLCFADPKHDVDLYVVADLRALTSAWMGHSSFEAEIEAGRITLTGHDLLARTLTRWLVRSSYAQIARDGSGASRREAI; encoded by the coding sequence ATGGCCGAGACCAGCTACCCGAGGTTCTGCCCCGTCGCGATGGCGGCCAGCCTGCTCGAGCCGCGATGGACCATGCTCGTGCTCTGCGAGATGTGGTCCGGGTCCACCCGGTTCAACGAGATCCAGCGCGGCGTGCCCGGCATGTCGCCGGGCCTGCTGTCGAAACGGCTGAAGGAGATGGAGGCGAACGGGCTCGTCACCCGGCGCGGCTCCGGACCGGGGGCCCATGCAGAGTACCTGACCACCCCGCTTGCCGACGAGCTCGAGCCGCTGATCCGCGCGCTCGGCGAATGGGCGCACCGCAACATCGCCTGCGAGACCTCGCTGCAGGATCTCGATGCGCGCATGCTGATGTGGAACATCCGGCGCAAGATCGACCTGCTGGAGCTGCCCAAGCGCAAGAGCGTCATCCAGTTCCGCCTCGACGATCCGCCGAACGGGACGGCGAAATACTGGCTCGTCGCGAAGCCGGGCGAGGAGACGGACCTCTGCTTTGCCGATCCGAAGCATGATGTCGATCTCTACGTGGTGGCCGACCTGCGGGCGCTGACCTCGGCCTGGATGGGACATTCCAGCTTCGAGGCCGAGATCGAGGCGGGACGAATCACGCTCACCGGCCATGACCTGCTGGCGCGCACGCTGACCCGCTGGCTGGTCCGCAGCAGCTACGCGCAGATCGCGAGGGACGGATCCGGCGCGTCCCGGCGCGAGGCGATCTGA
- a CDS encoding GNAT family N-acetyltransferase, whose amino-acid sequence MTEVRVLTGAALDAALDDVARLRIAVFRDWPYLYDGDLDYERRYLESYRTSAGAVLVGAFDGARLVGAATGTPMEDHAGDFAAPFAATGLALPDIFYCAESVLLPEARGQGIGHRFFDSREAHARGLGRRHSAFCAVQRPEDHPLRPAGYAPLGPFWRKRGYAPLEGVVARFRWRDVDQSAETEHPLQFWLRDLDTDPA is encoded by the coding sequence GTGACCGAGGTTCGCGTCCTCACCGGCGCGGCGCTCGACGCCGCGCTCGACGACGTGGCGCGGCTGCGCATCGCCGTGTTCCGCGACTGGCCCTATCTCTACGACGGCGATCTCGACTACGAGCGGCGCTACCTCGAGAGCTACCGGACCAGCGCCGGGGCGGTGCTGGTCGGCGCCTTCGACGGCGCGCGGCTCGTCGGCGCCGCCACCGGCACGCCGATGGAGGACCACGCCGGGGACTTCGCCGCGCCCTTCGCCGCCACCGGTCTCGCGCTGCCGGACATCTTCTACTGCGCCGAGTCGGTGCTGCTGCCCGAGGCGCGCGGGCAGGGGATCGGCCACCGCTTCTTCGACTCGCGCGAGGCCCATGCCCGCGGCCTCGGCCGCCGCCACAGCGCCTTCTGCGCCGTGCAGCGCCCCGAGGACCACCCGCTGCGCCCGGCCGGATACGCCCCGCTGGGCCCGTTCTGGCGCAAGCGCGGCTACGCCCCGCTCGAGGGCGTCGTCGCCCGCTTCCGCTGGCGCGACGTGGACCAGTCCGCAGAGACCGAGCATCCGCTGCAATTCTGGCTCCGGGATCTCGACACGGACCCCGCCTGA
- a CDS encoding methyltransferase domain-containing protein — protein sequence MEPRLQTRIQRYGWDAAAGVYHSGWEAQLRPAHDHLLSLAGIGAGMRVIETACGSGLVTARLAEAVGPRGHVLATDLSQGMIDELRARLGSRPGAPVEVARMAAESLEVPDRSFDAAICALGLMYTPEPAAALGEMARVVVPGGTVAATVWGERRNCGWAEVFPIVDARVTSEVCPLFFATGAPGALVRLFEAAGLDRIAEDRHAETLAFASAAALLDAVLLGGPVALAVKRLGAAGWDGLRDDFLASVRDHLQPDGSYRIPGEFVTVRGTVPEG from the coding sequence ATGGAGCCGCGCCTGCAGACCCGCATCCAGCGCTACGGCTGGGATGCCGCCGCCGGGGTCTACCATTCCGGCTGGGAGGCGCAGCTGCGCCCGGCCCATGACCACCTGCTCTCGCTGGCCGGGATCGGCGCCGGGATGCGGGTGATCGAGACCGCCTGCGGCAGCGGGCTGGTGACGGCGCGGCTCGCCGAGGCGGTGGGTCCCCGGGGGCATGTCCTCGCGACGGATCTCTCGCAGGGGATGATCGACGAGCTGCGCGCGCGGCTCGGATCGCGGCCCGGTGCCCCGGTCGAGGTCGCGCGCATGGCCGCCGAAAGCCTCGAGGTGCCGGACCGGTCCTTCGACGCGGCGATCTGTGCGCTGGGGCTCATGTACACGCCGGAACCCGCGGCCGCGCTTGGCGAAATGGCCCGCGTGGTCGTGCCCGGCGGGACGGTCGCGGCGACGGTCTGGGGCGAGCGGCGCAACTGCGGCTGGGCCGAGGTCTTTCCCATCGTTGATGCCCGCGTCACCTCGGAGGTCTGCCCGCTCTTCTTCGCCACCGGCGCACCGGGGGCGCTGGTGCGCCTCTTCGAGGCCGCGGGGCTGGACCGGATCGCCGAGGACCGCCACGCCGAGACGCTGGCCTTCGCCTCGGCCGCCGCGCTGCTCGACGCCGTTCTGCTGGGCGGGCCGGTCGCGCTTGCGGTCAAGCGGCTCGGCGCGGCGGGCTGGGACGGGCTGCGGGACGACTTCCTCGCCTCGGTGAGGGACCACCTGCAGCCGGACGGCAGCTACCGCATCCCGGGCGAGTTCGTCACGGTCAGGGGCACGGTGCCGGAAGGCTGA
- a CDS encoding ribonuclease E/G — translation MKGRTIALGHLGEAEAAALIVDGQLEDLLIDSDHARPGTIYRGIAQRPMKGQGGMFLDTPEGSAFLRQVKGLAPGQPVIVQVTGFAEPGKAIPVTTRILFKSRYAIVTPGAPGLNISRRIKDEDIRESLLEIAHEVMPGAKEAENGLILRSSCAMGDPDEIAEDVAAMAQLCEQVMADVSGKAEVLVEGDGPHAQAWREWEEAEVDTEPGAFERHGVYEMIAALERALVPLPGGGSMCIEPTRALVAVDVNTGGDTSPAAGLKANIAALRELPRQLRLRGLGGQVIVDPAPIPKKERRQLETVLRAALKTDATETILAGWTQLGLMELQRKRERVPLSEVLKPGMLS, via the coding sequence ATGAAGGGACGCACCATTGCTCTCGGCCACCTCGGCGAGGCCGAGGCCGCGGCGCTGATCGTCGACGGCCAGCTCGAGGACCTGCTGATCGACAGCGACCACGCGCGCCCGGGCACCATCTACCGCGGCATCGCGCAGCGCCCGATGAAGGGGCAGGGCGGCATGTTCCTCGACACGCCCGAGGGCTCGGCCTTCCTGCGGCAGGTCAAGGGGCTCGCCCCCGGCCAGCCGGTCATCGTGCAGGTCACCGGCTTCGCCGAGCCCGGCAAGGCGATCCCCGTCACCACCCGCATCCTCTTCAAGTCGCGCTACGCGATCGTCACCCCCGGCGCGCCGGGGCTGAACATCTCGCGCCGCATCAAGGACGAGGACATCCGCGAGAGCCTGCTCGAGATCGCCCACGAGGTGATGCCCGGTGCCAAGGAGGCCGAGAACGGCCTGATCCTGCGCTCCTCCTGCGCGATGGGCGACCCCGACGAGATCGCCGAGGACGTTGCCGCCATGGCGCAGCTCTGCGAGCAGGTGATGGCCGATGTCTCGGGCAAGGCCGAGGTGCTGGTCGAGGGCGACGGCCCGCACGCGCAGGCCTGGCGCGAGTGGGAGGAGGCCGAGGTCGACACCGAGCCCGGCGCCTTCGAGCGTCACGGCGTCTACGAGATGATCGCCGCGCTGGAGCGCGCGCTGGTGCCGCTGCCCGGCGGCGGCTCGATGTGCATCGAGCCCACCCGCGCGCTGGTGGCGGTGGACGTCAACACCGGCGGCGACACCTCGCCGGCGGCGGGGCTCAAGGCCAATATCGCCGCCCTGCGCGAGCTGCCGCGGCAGCTGCGCCTGCGCGGCCTCGGCGGGCAGGTGATCGTCGATCCCGCGCCGATCCCCAAGAAGGAACGCCGCCAGCTCGAGACCGTGCTGCGCGCGGCGCTGAAGACCGATGCCACCGAGACCATCCTTGCCGGCTGGACCCAGCTGGGGCTTATGGAGCTGCAGCGCAAGCGCGAGCGCGTGCCGCTGAGCGAGGTGCTGAAGCCGGGGATGCTGTCATGA
- a CDS encoding ketosteroid isomerase-related protein, with product MTATDTIKAYFDAFNAKDTEAMLDLLSADIAHHVNEGQVRSGKTKFAEFCAHMSHCYDEHLTDMVIFEAEGGTRAAAEFTVNGTYLRTDAGLPEAAGQTYRLPAGSFFSLDGGKITRVVTYYNLADWIRQVS from the coding sequence ATGACGGCCACCGACACCATCAAGGCCTATTTCGACGCCTTCAACGCCAAGGACACCGAGGCGATGCTCGACCTGCTCTCGGCGGATATCGCGCATCACGTGAACGAGGGGCAGGTCCGCTCGGGCAAGACCAAATTCGCCGAGTTCTGCGCCCACATGTCCCACTGCTACGACGAGCACCTGACCGACATGGTGATCTTCGAGGCCGAGGGCGGGACCCGCGCCGCCGCCGAGTTCACCGTGAACGGCACCTACCTGCGCACCGACGCCGGCCTGCCCGAGGCGGCGGGGCAGACCTACCGCCTGCCGGCGGGCTCGTTCTTCTCGCTGGACGGCGGCAAGATCACCCGCGTGGTGACCTACTACAACCTCGCCGACTGGATCCGGCAGGTCTCGTGA
- the infA gene encoding translation initiation factor IF-1, protein MAKEDTLEFPGVVKELLPNATFRVELENGHEIIAHTAGKMRKNRIRVLAGDKVQVEMTPYDLTKGRINYRFK, encoded by the coding sequence ATGGCCAAGGAAGATACGCTCGAATTTCCCGGTGTCGTGAAGGAACTCCTGCCCAACGCGACGTTTCGGGTCGAGCTTGAGAACGGCCATGAGATCATCGCGCACACGGCAGGCAAGATGCGGAAAAACCGCATCCGGGTTCTTGCCGGCGACAAGGTTCAGGTGGAAATGACGCCCTATGATCTGACCAAGGGCCGGATCAACTACCGCTTCAAGTAA
- a CDS encoding carbon-nitrogen hydrolase family protein, with product MKIATAAYPMDFLQDWDAYAAKIEAWVAEAAGQGAQLMVFPEYGSMEIATLAGRATAADLEASLHAVSERIPRVDALHSDLATKYRAHILAASAPVFDAAIGPRPVNRARFFTPTGGMAFQDKQIMTRFEREDWHVVGGAPLQLFDTALGRIGILICYDSEYPLLARALRDAELLLVPSCTEAQAGYSRVRIGAMARALEQQCIAVMASTVGSCDWSEAVDTNMGMGGVFCPPDTGFPATGVIAEGTLGVAGWTYAEVDLDAVARVRNDGVVLNRSHWDDQSGRDGPVTMRALR from the coding sequence ATGAAGATCGCCACCGCCGCCTACCCGATGGATTTCCTTCAGGACTGGGACGCCTACGCCGCCAAGATCGAGGCCTGGGTTGCCGAGGCGGCCGGGCAGGGCGCGCAGCTGATGGTCTTCCCCGAATACGGCTCGATGGAGATCGCGACGCTGGCGGGCCGCGCCACCGCCGCCGATCTCGAGGCCTCGCTGCACGCCGTCTCCGAGCGCATCCCGCGGGTCGACGCGCTGCATTCCGATCTCGCCACGAAATACCGCGCCCATATCCTTGCGGCCTCGGCCCCGGTCTTCGACGCCGCGATCGGCCCGCGTCCGGTCAACCGCGCGCGCTTCTTCACCCCGACCGGCGGCATGGCCTTCCAGGACAAGCAGATCATGACCCGCTTCGAGCGCGAGGACTGGCACGTGGTCGGCGGCGCGCCGCTGCAGCTCTTCGACACCGCGCTCGGCCGCATCGGCATCCTCATCTGCTACGACAGCGAGTACCCGCTGCTCGCCCGGGCGCTGCGCGACGCCGAGCTCCTGCTCGTGCCCTCCTGCACCGAGGCGCAGGCGGGCTATTCCCGCGTGCGCATCGGCGCCATGGCCCGGGCGCTCGAGCAGCAGTGCATCGCGGTCATGGCCTCGACCGTCGGCAGCTGCGACTGGTCCGAGGCGGTGGACACCAACATGGGCATGGGCGGGGTCTTCTGCCCGCCCGACACCGGCTTTCCCGCCACTGGCGTCATCGCCGAAGGGACGCTTGGGGTGGCCGGATGGACCTATGCCGAGGTTGACCTTGACGCCGTCGCGCGGGTCCGTAACGATGGCGTCGTGCTGAACCGCAGCCACTGGGACGATCAGTCCGGCCGCGACGGCCCCGTGACCATGCGGGCGCTGCGCTAG
- a CDS encoding UPF0262 family protein, whose amino-acid sequence MSHIARIELDDANLPPPTPEIEQERRVAMFDLMEENSFSLPARNGRDVPDGPYALGLSIRDKRLVFDITTEGGDPAAEFHLSLAPFRQVVKDYFQICKSYFDAVKSAAPSQIETIDMARRGIHNEGARILQERLEGKAEIDIDTARRLFTLICVLHFGG is encoded by the coding sequence ATGAGCCACATCGCCCGTATCGAGCTGGACGACGCCAACCTGCCGCCTCCGACCCCGGAGATCGAGCAGGAGCGGCGCGTGGCGATGTTCGACCTCATGGAGGAGAACAGCTTCTCCCTGCCGGCGCGCAACGGCCGCGACGTGCCCGACGGGCCCTACGCGCTCGGCCTGTCGATCCGCGACAAGCGCCTCGTCTTCGACATCACCACCGAGGGCGGCGATCCGGCGGCCGAGTTCCACCTCTCGCTCGCGCCGTTCCGGCAGGTGGTCAAGGACTACTTCCAGATCTGCAAGAGCTACTTCGACGCGGTGAAATCCGCCGCCCCCAGCCAGATCGAGACGATCGACATGGCCCGCCGCGGCATCCACAACGAGGGCGCGCGCATCCTGCAGGAGCGGCTCGAGGGCAAGGCCGAGATCGACATAGACACGGCGCGGCGCCTCTTCACCCTCATCTGCGTGCTGCATTTCGGAGGCTGA
- a CDS encoding Maf family protein: protein MKLVLGSGSPRRLELLAQLGVVPGDIRPPDIDEDPMPGELPRPYCVRLAREKAQAIPASDTEIVLAADTTVALGRRILGKPRDAGEAAEFLTRLSGRRHRVITAVAVRRGDRVWERDVVTQVQMKNLSNEELNAYLASGDWQGKAGGYGIQGPAGAFIPWINGSFTSVVGLPLAETANLLLAAGYPLYKPAD from the coding sequence ATGAAACTCGTCCTCGGCTCCGGCTCGCCCCGGCGACTCGAGCTGCTCGCGCAGCTCGGCGTGGTGCCGGGCGACATCCGCCCGCCCGACATCGACGAAGACCCGATGCCGGGCGAGCTGCCCCGCCCCTACTGCGTGCGTCTCGCGCGCGAGAAGGCGCAGGCGATTCCCGCCTCCGACACTGAGATCGTGCTTGCCGCCGACACCACCGTCGCGCTCGGGCGCCGCATCCTGGGCAAGCCCCGCGATGCAGGGGAGGCCGCCGAATTCCTCACCAGGCTCTCGGGCCGCCGTCACCGGGTGATCACCGCCGTCGCGGTGCGCCGGGGCGATCGCGTCTGGGAACGTGACGTGGTCACGCAGGTGCAGATGAAGAACCTCTCCAACGAAGAATTGAACGCCTACCTCGCCTCGGGCGACTGGCAGGGCAAGGCCGGGGGCTACGGCATCCAGGGCCCCGCCGGCGCGTTCATCCCGTGGATCAACGGCAGTTTCACCTCGGTGGTCGGCCTGCCGCTGGCCGAGACCGCGAACCTGCTGCTCGCGGCGGGCTACCCGCTCTACAAACCCGCAGACTGA
- the hisD gene encoding histidinol dehydrogenase: MPVFLDTTEPDFELQFAQLLSAKREDSPDVDDIVAGIIADVRARGDAAVLELTAKFDRLELDAAGLRFTAEEIEAYCAQVPEAERAALETAAERIRAYHVRQMPEDAQWTDPDGATLGWRWTPVSAAGLYVPGGLASYPSSVLMNAIPAKVAGVERLCIAVPTPDGVVNPLVLLAARIAGVDEIYRIGGAQAIAALAYGTESIAPVDKITGPGNAFVAAAKRRVFGKVGIDMIAGPSEILVIADAGNDPEFIALDLLSQAEHDESAQSILITPDAGFARAVVDEVARQLEVLERRGIAGASWRDFGAIIITRDLDEAAMLSNRVAPEHLELCVAEPEALSEKIRHAGAIFLGQWTPEAIGDYVGGPNHVLPTARSARFSSGLSVLDFVKRTTLAKMSPDALRAIGPAAEVLASSESLQAHGLSVTARLRKLNS; this comes from the coding sequence ATGCCCGTCTTTCTCGACACGACCGAGCCGGATTTCGAGCTTCAGTTCGCGCAGCTGCTCAGCGCCAAGCGCGAGGACAGTCCCGACGTGGACGACATCGTCGCGGGGATCATCGCCGACGTGCGCGCCCGCGGCGACGCGGCGGTGCTGGAGCTGACGGCGAAATTCGACCGGCTCGAGCTGGACGCGGCGGGGCTGCGCTTCACCGCCGAGGAGATCGAGGCCTATTGCGCGCAGGTGCCCGAGGCCGAGCGCGCCGCGCTCGAGACCGCCGCGGAGCGCATCCGCGCCTACCACGTGCGGCAGATGCCCGAGGACGCGCAGTGGACCGATCCCGACGGCGCGACGCTCGGCTGGCGCTGGACGCCGGTCTCGGCCGCCGGTCTCTACGTGCCGGGCGGGCTGGCGAGCTATCCCTCCTCGGTGCTGATGAATGCCATTCCCGCCAAGGTGGCGGGGGTCGAGCGGCTCTGCATCGCCGTGCCGACGCCCGACGGGGTGGTGAACCCGCTGGTGCTGCTCGCGGCGCGCATCGCCGGGGTGGACGAGATCTACCGCATCGGCGGCGCGCAGGCGATCGCCGCGCTGGCCTATGGCACCGAGAGCATCGCGCCGGTGGACAAGATCACCGGCCCGGGCAACGCCTTCGTCGCCGCCGCCAAGCGCCGGGTCTTCGGCAAGGTCGGCATCGACATGATCGCCGGGCCGTCGGAGATCCTCGTCATCGCGGACGCAGGCAACGATCCCGAGTTCATCGCCCTCGACCTGCTGAGCCAGGCCGAGCATGACGAGAGCGCGCAATCGATCCTCATCACTCCCGACGCCGGCTTTGCCCGCGCCGTGGTGGACGAGGTCGCGCGGCAGCTCGAGGTGCTCGAGCGCCGCGGCATCGCCGGGGCGAGCTGGCGCGATTTCGGGGCGATCATCATCACCCGCGACCTCGACGAGGCGGCAATGCTGTCGAACCGCGTCGCGCCCGAGCACCTCGAGCTCTGCGTCGCCGAGCCCGAGGCGCTGTCGGAGAAGATCCGCCACGCCGGCGCGATCTTCCTCGGCCAGTGGACCCCCGAGGCGATCGGCGACTATGTCGGCGGGCCGAACCACGTGCTGCCCACCGCGCGCTCGGCGCGCTTCTCCTCGGGCCTGTCGGTGCTCGACTTCGTCAAGCGCACCACGCTGGCCAAGATGTCGCCCGACGCGCTCCGTGCCATCGGCCCCGCCGCCGAGGTGCTGGCAAGCTCGGAAAGCCTGCAGGCGCACGGGCTCTCGGTGACGGCGCGGCTGCGCAAGCTCAACAGCTGA